The following coding sequences lie in one Metallumcola ferriviriculae genomic window:
- the ruvC gene encoding crossover junction endodeoxyribonuclease RuvC, with amino-acid sequence MIIMGIDPGTAITGYGIITYSGNKFKVIDYGCIRTSSKLFLDKRLCQIYNDIKGILDQYPPDAYAVEQLFFNKNTRTALAVGQARGVLVLAAADRGIPVFEYTPLQVKQSVAGYGRAEKSQIQQMVKTFLNLRTIPKPDDVADALAIAICHAHSYRLLEKTVLKGEKK; translated from the coding sequence ATGATTATTATGGGTATTGACCCGGGTACTGCTATTACCGGGTACGGCATAATTACATACAGCGGCAACAAATTCAAGGTTATAGACTACGGTTGTATCCGCACGTCTTCGAAACTTTTCTTGGATAAACGTTTATGTCAAATATACAATGATATTAAAGGAATTCTGGATCAATACCCGCCCGATGCTTATGCTGTGGAGCAACTGTTTTTTAATAAAAATACCCGCACGGCCCTTGCTGTTGGGCAAGCCAGAGGTGTGTTGGTGTTGGCCGCGGCGGATAGGGGAATCCCTGTGTTTGAGTATACTCCGCTTCAGGTGAAACAGTCTGTGGCAGGTTACGGGCGCGCTGAGAAAAGTCAAATACAACAAATGGTTAAAACCTTTTTAAACCTTCGTACCATACCCAAGCCTGACGATGTGGCAGATGCTCTTGCCATTGCCATTTGCCATGCACATTCTTATCGACTATTGGAAAAAACTGTCCTAAAGGGAGAGAAAAAATGA
- the ruvA gene encoding Holliday junction branch migration protein RuvA — translation MIAFIKGVVRQINVDNLVVETTGLGYQIYVPGGCLERCRIGAAVELHTHFVLKEDGTQLFGFLDIQELSLFKMILNVSGIGPKGAMAVLSALGAERFTHAVVGEDVAAITKVPGVGKKTAQRLIIELKDKLAKESGLASFASPAGGMGGAGIFGEVLAALEALGYSSSEVLPVLNRVTKEFDGTAKVEHVIKLVLKQMASV, via the coding sequence ATGATTGCTTTTATAAAGGGCGTTGTCAGACAGATTAATGTGGATAATCTGGTTGTAGAAACAACAGGATTAGGGTACCAAATATATGTACCCGGTGGCTGCCTTGAACGCTGCCGTATTGGTGCAGCAGTGGAACTGCACACCCATTTTGTGCTTAAAGAGGATGGGACTCAGTTGTTCGGTTTTTTGGATATCCAGGAGTTAAGTCTCTTTAAAATGATTTTGAATGTTTCCGGCATCGGCCCCAAAGGCGCAATGGCGGTGTTATCTGCTTTGGGAGCGGAACGTTTCACCCACGCTGTGGTGGGTGAAGATGTAGCGGCCATCACGAAGGTGCCGGGGGTGGGTAAAAAAACTGCCCAACGATTGATAATCGAATTAAAAGATAAGTTGGCAAAGGAAAGCGGCCTAGCGTCGTTTGCTTCTCCAGCGGGAGGGATGGGCGGTGCCGGTATTTTCGGGGAAGTGCTTGCTGCGCTGGAGGCATTGGGCTATTCTAGCAGTGAAGTATTACCCGTCCTTAACAGGGTAACTAAAGAATTTGATGGGACCGCCAAGGTAGAACATGTTATTAAGTTGGTACTTAAGCAAATGGCATCCGTTTAG
- a CDS encoding DUF2905 domain-containing protein, translating into MPEMSAIGKMLLGLGIIISIIGLILIFGGKLLPLGKLPGDIYIRKGNFTFYFPLVSGILISIILTILLNLLFRR; encoded by the coding sequence ATGCCGGAAATGTCGGCAATAGGGAAAATGCTGCTGGGCTTGGGAATCATAATCAGTATTATTGGTTTGATACTTATTTTCGGCGGTAAATTGCTGCCTTTAGGGAAACTGCCCGGAGATATTTACATTCGCAAAGGTAATTTCACATTTTATTTTCCGCTGGTGAGCGGCATACTTATCAGTATCATTCTTACCATTCTTCTTAACCTGCTTTTTCGCAGGTAA
- a CDS encoding anti-sigma factor domain-containing protein, translated as MGTKKGLVMAVNGNKATVLTPEGEFKEYQMTGIAIGDEVVLPVPTTRTPYWLSAAVLLIIVLAGMAGGVLFQPAGNVYAYISMDINPSVELAVSSRGTVTEVNPLNNDGARLVAAAEVKRLPVDNAVAVLLRKAREMGYLDTGDNTVVFSVNPIQGEAKERLKLASRLRNTAYNNLPKETTVSTVSVGSELREEAKSMGLSAGKYAILMEAREQGLEVSVENLKTSSIIKAIKEADGIPGQVINKAEKDVRFQKKQFKREFKDNVKKSKHNERQRADNSNNDEGGKGQEGPLPGKGEKHQPPSANSLREEGDDEGYSGRAGKSDPEWKENDNTEKTPDKTETKGKKTVNGSDDKSKFDNNSRKSKAKDDTDIEMLMKKWNFQDRIMKMRSRLLKKEVPLENSFKYSNKVEKDKRNGKDDTPKKRGND; from the coding sequence ATGGGTACAAAAAAGGGTCTTGTTATGGCTGTTAATGGTAATAAGGCAACAGTTCTTACTCCGGAAGGGGAATTTAAGGAATATCAAATGACTGGGATTGCCATCGGAGATGAAGTTGTTTTGCCTGTACCCACCACGAGAACACCCTACTGGTTGTCAGCGGCAGTATTATTAATCATTGTTCTTGCCGGTATGGCAGGAGGAGTTTTGTTCCAACCGGCTGGTAATGTTTATGCTTATATATCCATGGATATTAACCCCAGTGTGGAGTTAGCTGTATCTTCTCGGGGGACGGTAACCGAGGTGAACCCGCTTAATAACGATGGGGCACGTCTTGTCGCGGCGGCAGAGGTAAAGCGGCTGCCGGTAGATAACGCGGTGGCGGTCTTATTAAGAAAAGCCAGGGAAATGGGGTACTTAGATACTGGTGATAATACGGTAGTTTTTAGTGTCAACCCTATTCAAGGTGAAGCCAAGGAACGCCTTAAACTGGCATCGCGGTTAAGAAATACGGCGTACAATAACCTTCCTAAAGAGACTACCGTTAGCACTGTATCAGTGGGAAGTGAGCTGCGCGAGGAAGCAAAATCCATGGGATTGTCAGCGGGGAAATATGCTATACTCATGGAAGCGCGGGAGCAGGGCTTAGAAGTGTCTGTAGAAAATCTGAAAACTAGTAGCATTATCAAAGCTATTAAAGAGGCAGATGGAATACCCGGTCAGGTTATCAATAAGGCGGAAAAAGATGTTCGCTTTCAAAAGAAGCAGTTCAAACGCGAATTTAAAGATAATGTAAAGAAATCCAAACATAACGAAAGACAGCGTGCGGACAATTCTAACAATGACGAAGGGGGAAAAGGGCAGGAAGGACCGTTGCCTGGCAAGGGTGAAAAACATCAGCCGCCTTCAGCTAATTCTTTGCGTGAAGAGGGTGACGATGAAGGCTATAGTGGCAGGGCAGGCAAATCAGATCCAGAATGGAAAGAAAATGACAATACTGAGAAGACACCGGATAAAACAGAAACAAAGGGAAAGAAGACAGTGAACGGCAGTGATGACAAAAGTAAATTCGACAACAATAGTCGTAAGTCAAAGGCTAAGGATGACACGGATATTGAAATGCTAATGAAAAAATGGAATTTTCAGGACCGTATTATGAAGATGAGGTCAAGATTACTGAAGAAAGAAGTTCCGTTAGAAAATTCATTTAAGTATAGTAATAAAGTTGAAAAAGATAAGCGTAATGGTAAGGACGATACCCCTAAAAAAAGAGGTAACGATTAA
- the sigI gene encoding RNA polymerase sigma-I factor codes for MSEKEFYFLLMQAKKGDKKCRNQLIEKYRPFILKAAAQVSGRFINMGEDDEASIALIAFNEAIDSFDESKGCSFIGFAQTVIRRRLIDFYRSEKKRVSIPFSQIDDGPGNVLGSAEFVAAAAQYDADVEKIERREEIERFTQTLSSFDIKFDDLVKASPKHETARQRAMEVAVAIARNEHMRKHLYSYKSLPLKELSTRAKVSRKTLERQRKYIIAAVIILTSDFYYLKEYIKKVL; via the coding sequence TTGTCGGAAAAGGAATTTTACTTCTTGCTGATGCAGGCAAAAAAAGGGGATAAGAAATGCCGAAATCAGTTAATTGAAAAATACCGTCCGTTTATTTTAAAAGCAGCCGCTCAAGTTTCTGGACGGTTTATTAATATGGGAGAAGATGATGAGGCAAGTATTGCACTTATAGCATTTAATGAAGCGATAGATAGCTTTGATGAAAGCAAGGGGTGTTCATTTATTGGTTTTGCCCAAACAGTAATTAGAAGACGCTTGATAGATTTTTATCGTAGTGAAAAAAAAAGAGTGAGCATTCCTTTTTCCCAGATAGATGATGGCCCCGGCAATGTTCTCGGCAGCGCCGAATTTGTTGCGGCCGCTGCTCAGTACGATGCGGATGTGGAAAAGATTGAGCGCCGTGAGGAGATTGAAAGGTTCACGCAAACGCTCAGTTCATTTGACATTAAATTTGATGACTTGGTTAAAGCATCGCCAAAGCATGAAACTGCTCGGCAAAGAGCGATGGAGGTTGCTGTTGCTATTGCGAGAAATGAGCATATGCGTAAGCACCTTTATTCTTATAAAAGCTTGCCATTAAAGGAACTTTCGACACGGGCCAAGGTCAGTCGTAAAACCTTGGAACGTCAGCGAAAATACATAATAGCTGCGGTTATCATTTTGACAAGTGATTTTTACTATTTGAAAGAATATATAAAAAAGGTACTTTAG
- the ruvB gene encoding Holliday junction branch migration DNA helicase RuvB, giving the protein MDYNNDERIISPAPRDEDIEEQGLRPRSLNEYIGQGKAKETMSIFIEAAKKRGDSLDHVLLYGPPGLGKTTLANIIANEMDVQIRITSGPAIERPGDLAAILTNLDTGDVLFIDEIHRLNRTVEEVLYPAMEDFCLDIVIGKGPSARSIRLDVPSFTLVGATTRAGLLTSPLRDRFGIISKLEFYDNNDLAEIVTRTAAVLDIEVEPDAAMEVARRSRGTPRVANRLLKRVRDFAQVRAQGKVTLAVAQDALKMLEVDDMGLDSVDRKMLLAIIDNFDGGPVGVETLAATIGEEAGTVEDVYEPFLLQQGFISRTPRGRIATNRTYSYFGRDKEKTEQKSLEF; this is encoded by the coding sequence ATGGATTATAATAATGACGAGAGGATAATATCCCCGGCGCCTAGAGATGAGGATATTGAAGAACAGGGGCTGCGACCCCGCAGTTTGAACGAATATATTGGTCAGGGTAAAGCCAAGGAAACTATGTCTATTTTTATAGAAGCAGCGAAAAAAAGAGGGGATTCCCTAGACCATGTACTACTGTACGGGCCTCCGGGACTGGGTAAAACTACCCTGGCAAATATTATTGCAAACGAAATGGATGTGCAAATACGTATTACATCAGGACCGGCAATTGAACGCCCCGGTGATTTGGCAGCCATCCTTACCAACTTAGATACGGGGGATGTCTTGTTTATTGATGAAATTCATCGGCTTAATCGCACCGTAGAAGAAGTGCTTTATCCGGCTATGGAAGATTTTTGTTTGGATATCGTCATAGGCAAGGGGCCTAGTGCTCGTTCTATCCGGTTGGATGTACCCTCCTTTACTTTGGTAGGGGCAACTACAAGGGCGGGACTGTTGACATCCCCTTTGCGGGATCGGTTTGGTATAATTAGCAAACTTGAATTTTATGATAATAACGACTTGGCGGAGATTGTCACCCGGACTGCTGCTGTTTTGGATATTGAGGTTGAACCCGATGCTGCCATGGAAGTCGCCCGCCGTTCTCGTGGCACGCCACGGGTAGCAAACAGACTGCTTAAGCGGGTACGTGACTTCGCCCAGGTGCGGGCGCAGGGTAAGGTTACCTTAGCAGTGGCCCAGGATGCATTGAAGATGCTGGAAGTGGATGACATGGGATTAGACAGCGTGGATAGGAAAATGCTGCTGGCGATAATTGACAACTTTGACGGCGGACCGGTGGGGGTAGAAACGTTAGCTGCTACCATCGGGGAGGAAGCGGGAACGGTGGAAGACGTATACGAGCCATTTTTACTGCAGCAGGGTTTCATAAGCAGAACTCCCAGGGGTCGTATTGCCACAAACAGGACATATAGTTATTTTGGCCGCGATAAGGAGAAAACGGAACAAAAAAGTTTGGAGTTCTAG